One stretch of Bradyrhizobium canariense DNA includes these proteins:
- a CDS encoding SGNH/GDSL hydrolase family protein: MSFDRPFSAMTSLAAPVVAALVLLAPALMLPTRVQAAQQSALSDSAKSDIAGSDDSKSEGVKAPGSQTTGAGNAGNIASVDQANPAQPRSITSRAIDKVKAVAKSAGDIFSRVPCLSPKGGVKSMGSLPHVAGKLAAGQPVVIVAFGSSSTAGYGSSSPEFTYPNRLAAQLHRKYPGADITVLNRGVGGEDAPEMMKRIQTSVIDAKPDLVIWQVGTNAVLRNLDPAETAKMVEDGVARIQAAGADLVLVDPQYSPKVYERAESASRMVKLLNKVAELRHVGIFPRFEVMREWHDEQALPIDSFVIADGLHMNDWGYACFAQLLGDDIIMSVGQIKLGVNVPSSVQKYRPM, from the coding sequence ATGAGTTTCGACCGCCCTTTTTCCGCAATGACATCGCTGGCCGCGCCCGTCGTCGCAGCGCTCGTGTTGCTGGCACCGGCGTTGATGCTGCCGACACGCGTCCAGGCCGCCCAGCAGTCTGCGTTATCCGATAGTGCGAAATCCGACATTGCCGGATCTGACGACTCCAAATCCGAAGGCGTTAAGGCGCCGGGTTCCCAAACGACCGGTGCTGGTAATGCCGGCAATATTGCGTCTGTCGATCAGGCAAATCCGGCGCAGCCCAGGAGCATCACCAGCCGGGCGATCGATAAGGTGAAGGCGGTCGCAAAATCCGCCGGTGACATTTTCAGCCGCGTGCCGTGCCTGTCTCCGAAGGGCGGTGTCAAATCGATGGGATCATTGCCGCATGTCGCGGGCAAGCTGGCTGCGGGACAGCCGGTGGTCATCGTCGCATTCGGCTCGTCTTCGACGGCGGGTTATGGATCGTCGTCGCCTGAGTTCACCTATCCCAACCGGCTGGCGGCGCAGTTGCACCGGAAATATCCGGGCGCCGACATCACCGTCCTCAACCGCGGCGTCGGCGGTGAGGACGCGCCGGAAATGATGAAGCGGATCCAGACCTCGGTGATCGATGCGAAACCGGATCTCGTGATCTGGCAGGTCGGCACCAATGCCGTGCTGCGCAATCTCGATCCTGCGGAAACTGCAAAGATGGTGGAAGATGGCGTCGCGCGCATTCAGGCTGCTGGCGCCGATCTCGTGCTGGTCGATCCGCAATATTCTCCAAAGGTCTACGAGCGGGCGGAAAGCGCAAGCCGGATGGTGAAGTTGCTGAACAAGGTCGCAGAGCTTCGCCATGTCGGCATTTTTCCGCGCTTCGAGGTGATGCGCGAATGGCATGATGAGCAGGCGCTGCCGATCGACAGCTTCGTGATCGCCGACGGCCTGCATATGAACGACTGGGGCTATGCCTGCTTCGCCCAGTTGCTCGGCGACGACATCATCATGTCGGTGGGCCAGATCAAGCTGGGCGTCAACGTGCCGTCCAGCGTGCAGAAGTACCGGCCGATGTGA
- a CDS encoding SGNH/GDSL hydrolase family protein, translating into MRFSSGAILGLMLLAGFLTATFARAEDASQGAPQGASQPAPQDDSQATPAVAPQAAPPATPQDAAQACDVPAYLLTTDSTLPKVADAVKNSRPLDILVIGSRSSTITASEASAYPARLQAILKEKLPSVPINISVELRSKKTAEEVAAEFVKLMEDKKPTLVIWQTGTVDAMRSIDPDDFRGAVDDGVAALQKAGADVILMNLQYSPRTESMISAPPYLDNMRVVAQQYNVPLFDRFAIMHQWNDSGDFDFFSASHGLELAKRVHDCLGRALSTFVIDAAHINTAQQN; encoded by the coding sequence ATGAGGTTCAGCTCGGGAGCAATCCTGGGATTGATGCTGCTGGCGGGTTTTTTAACCGCAACATTCGCTCGCGCTGAGGATGCTTCCCAAGGTGCCCCACAAGGCGCTTCGCAGCCCGCTCCACAAGATGATTCCCAAGCCACTCCCGCTGTCGCTCCACAGGCTGCTCCCCCAGCCACTCCCCAAGATGCCGCCCAGGCCTGCGATGTCCCGGCCTATCTGCTTACGACCGACAGTACGCTGCCAAAAGTCGCGGATGCCGTAAAAAACAGCCGTCCACTGGATATTCTGGTGATTGGCAGCCGGTCGTCGACCATTACCGCTTCGGAAGCGAGTGCCTATCCGGCCCGGTTGCAGGCGATCCTGAAAGAGAAATTACCTTCTGTCCCGATCAACATATCCGTAGAATTACGGTCCAAGAAAACCGCCGAGGAGGTGGCCGCCGAATTCGTTAAGTTAATGGAAGACAAAAAGCCTACTTTAGTGATCTGGCAGACCGGTACCGTCGATGCTATGCGGTCTATCGATCCCGATGATTTTCGTGGCGCGGTCGACGATGGAGTTGCTGCGCTGCAAAAGGCGGGAGCCGACGTGATTTTAATGAATCTGCAATATAGCCCGCGCACGGAATCGATGATTTCTGCGCCGCCCTACCTAGATAATATGCGCGTGGTGGCACAGCAGTACAACGTTCCGCTATTCGACCGGTTCGCCATCATGCATCAATGGAATGACTCGGGAGATTTCGACTTTTTCAGCGCGTCGCATGGCCTCGAGCTTGCGAAGCGTGTTCATGATTGCCTGGGCCGTGCGTTGTCGACGTTTGTGATCGATGCAGCTCACATCAACACGGCCCAGCAGAATTGA
- a CDS encoding OpgC domain-containing protein, producing MTSVADRIAGPPLADAADAAARDLAPAPADTAPAISLPAVSERELRLDLFRGLALWLIFIDHLPPNLLTWLTIRNYGFSDATEIFIFISGYTAAFVYGRAMREAGFVVATARILRRVWQIYVAHVFLFTIFLAEISYVATSFENPLYTEEMGIMDFLKQPDVTIVQALLLRFRPVNMDVLPLYIVLMLFLPLILWLMKWRPDVTLALSVLLYAVTWQYDLYLSAYPNGVWAFNPFAWQLLFVFGAWCAQGGARRMSRILASRITLWISLAYLFAAFCVTLTWYLPQLSFLMPRWLEQWMYPINKTDLDVLRFAHFLALAAVTVRFLPKDWAGLKSPWLRPLILCGQHSLEIFCLGVFLAFAGHFILAEVSGGAGMHFVVSISGIVIMSGAAWLFSWYKHSADKSASRTKSTVGNADMAGGSL from the coding sequence ATGACGTCCGTTGCCGATCGAATTGCCGGACCACCACTCGCGGACGCCGCGGATGCGGCCGCGCGAGACCTCGCGCCGGCACCGGCCGATACTGCGCCGGCCATTTCACTTCCCGCGGTCAGCGAGCGTGAGCTGCGGCTCGATCTGTTTCGCGGCCTCGCATTGTGGCTGATCTTCATCGATCATCTGCCGCCCAACCTCCTGACCTGGCTCACGATCCGCAACTACGGATTCAGCGACGCCACCGAAATATTCATTTTCATCTCCGGTTACACCGCCGCGTTCGTTTATGGCCGCGCGATGCGCGAGGCCGGCTTCGTGGTCGCGACTGCGCGTATCCTGCGGCGGGTCTGGCAGATCTATGTCGCGCATGTGTTTTTGTTCACGATCTTTCTCGCGGAGATTTCCTATGTCGCAACCAGTTTCGAGAACCCGCTCTACACCGAAGAAATGGGCATCATGGATTTTCTCAAGCAACCGGACGTCACCATCGTCCAGGCGTTGCTGTTGAGATTCCGCCCGGTCAACATGGACGTATTGCCGCTCTATATCGTGCTGATGCTTTTCCTGCCGCTGATACTGTGGCTGATGAAGTGGAGGCCTGACGTCACGCTGGCGCTGTCGGTGTTACTGTATGCGGTCACTTGGCAATACGACCTGTATCTGTCGGCCTATCCGAACGGCGTTTGGGCCTTCAATCCGTTCGCCTGGCAATTGCTGTTCGTGTTCGGTGCGTGGTGCGCGCAAGGGGGCGCCAGGCGAATGTCGCGAATCCTCGCGTCGCGGATCACGCTGTGGATCTCGCTCGCCTATCTATTCGCGGCGTTTTGCGTCACGCTGACCTGGTACCTGCCGCAGCTAAGTTTCCTGATGCCGCGCTGGCTCGAGCAATGGATGTATCCCATCAACAAGACCGACCTAGACGTGTTGAGGTTCGCACATTTTCTGGCGCTGGCGGCCGTTACCGTGCGCTTCCTGCCCAAGGATTGGGCCGGCCTGAAGTCGCCCTGGCTGCGGCCGCTGATCCTGTGCGGGCAGCATTCGCTGGAAATCTTCTGTCTCGGCGTGTTTCTTGCGTTCGCAGGACATTTCATACTGGCCGAAGTCTCCGGCGGCGCCGGAATGCATTTCGTCGTCAGCATCTCTGGAATCGTCATTATGTCGGGCGCGGCATGGCTTTTTTCGTGGTACAAACATTCGGCAGACAAGAGTGCATCACGTACAAAAAGCACCGTCGGCAACGCCGATATGGCGGGGGGGAGCTTATGA
- the apaG gene encoding Co2+/Mg2+ efflux protein ApaG, whose protein sequence is MYRAVTHQIEVTVEPNFMPERSSVERSQYFWSYTIVIVNAGAETVQLRTRHWVITDASGRKQEVRGEGVVGEQPVLAPGERFEYTSGVPLPTASGFMAGRYQMVSESGERFEVDVPTFSLDSPDSKRVLN, encoded by the coding sequence ATGTACCGCGCCGTTACCCATCAGATCGAAGTGACCGTCGAACCGAACTTCATGCCGGAACGTTCGTCGGTCGAAAGATCTCAGTATTTTTGGTCTTACACCATCGTCATCGTCAACGCCGGTGCGGAGACGGTGCAATTGCGGACGCGGCACTGGGTTATCACCGACGCTTCGGGCCGGAAGCAGGAGGTCCGTGGTGAGGGCGTGGTCGGCGAACAGCCCGTGCTCGCGCCGGGCGAGCGCTTCGAATACACCAGCGGCGTGCCGCTTCCGACCGCGTCGGGATTCATGGCCGGCCGTTACCAGATGGTCAGCGAAAGCGGCGAGCGCTTCGAGGTCGATGTGCCGACGTTTTCACTCGACAGTCCCGACAGCAAGCGGGTGCTGAATTAA
- a CDS encoding Hsp33 family molecular chaperone: protein MTSQSPDIKISVETETPIRAPSAVPVDDAVLPFEVSALDLRGRLTRLGPALDEILTKHDYPPPVGKLLGEAIVLTTLLGSALKFDGRFILQTQTDGPVSFLIVDFQAPDRLRAYARYDAKRLTAGQNSAALLGKGHLAMTIDQGPDMSRYQGLVALDGGNLEDAAHEYFLRSEQIPTRVRLAVGEEWRGGEGPKHHWRAGGMLLQFLPKAPERARQPDLHPGDAPEGVVTHTVAEDDAWVEGQSLISTVEDVELIDPDLSGERLLYRLFHERGVRVFSPLPLRAQCSCSRDAVSAMLKSFAPQDRADMVKDGKVVVTCEFCSSIYDFTPDEAGVE, encoded by the coding sequence ATGACCTCACAATCCCCCGACATCAAAATCTCCGTTGAAACTGAAACCCCGATCCGTGCGCCGTCGGCGGTGCCGGTCGACGACGCGGTGCTGCCCTTCGAGGTTAGTGCGCTCGATCTGCGCGGCCGCCTGACCCGTCTCGGCCCCGCGCTCGACGAGATCCTCACCAAGCACGATTATCCGCCACCGGTCGGCAAATTGCTCGGCGAGGCGATCGTGCTGACGACGCTGCTCGGCTCGGCACTAAAATTCGACGGCCGCTTCATCCTGCAAACCCAGACCGATGGTCCGGTGTCGTTTTTGATCGTCGACTTCCAGGCGCCGGACCGCTTGCGCGCCTATGCGCGTTACGACGCCAAGCGGCTAACGGCTGGTCAGAATTCCGCAGCCCTGCTGGGAAAAGGCCATCTTGCGATGACCATCGATCAGGGGCCGGACATGAGCCGCTATCAGGGGCTGGTGGCGCTCGATGGCGGCAATCTGGAAGATGCCGCGCATGAATATTTCCTGCGCTCCGAGCAAATTCCGACGCGGGTGCGGCTTGCGGTCGGTGAGGAATGGCGCGGCGGCGAAGGCCCAAAACATCACTGGCGCGCTGGCGGAATGTTGCTGCAATTTCTGCCGAAAGCACCCGAACGGGCGCGGCAGCCTGATTTGCATCCGGGCGATGCGCCGGAGGGCGTCGTCACCCACACGGTTGCGGAAGACGACGCCTGGGTCGAAGGCCAGTCGCTGATTTCGACCGTGGAAGATGTCGAACTGATCGATCCGGATCTGTCGGGCGAACGTCTGTTATATCGGCTGTTTCATGAGCGCGGAGTGCGGGTGTTTTCGCCGCTGCCGTTGCGTGCGCAATGCTCGTGCTCGCGGGATGCTGTCTCGGCGATGCTCAAGAGCTTTGCGCCTCAGGACCGCGCCGACATGGTGAAGGACGGCAAGGTGGTCGTGACCTGCGAATTCTGCAGCTCGATCTATGACTTCACGCCTGACGAAGCCGGCGTGGAGTAG
- the argF gene encoding ornithine carbamoyltransferase, translating into MSKALRHFLDLNELPTKELRNMLAASVAMKAKLKAHDKPAKPLEGKTLAMIFEKPSTRTRVSFDVGMRQLGGEAIMLTGAEMQLGRGETIADTARVLSRYVDAIMIRILSHDALLELAAHATVPVINGLTRRSHPCQVMADLMTFEEHRGPIEGRTIAWSGDDNNVLASWAHAAERFKFTLNIATPPQLAPNKAMKDWIKATHAPVVLGNDPEQAVRDADCVVTDTWVSMGDKDGEHRHNLLRPYQVNAQLMSLAKPDALFMHCLPAHRGEEVTDEVIDGPQSVVFDEAENRLHAQKGILAWCFDAVA; encoded by the coding sequence ATGAGCAAAGCTCTGCGTCATTTTCTCGATCTGAACGAGCTTCCGACCAAAGAACTGCGCAACATGCTCGCGGCAAGCGTCGCCATGAAGGCGAAGCTGAAGGCACATGACAAGCCCGCCAAGCCGCTCGAAGGCAAGACGCTCGCCATGATCTTCGAGAAGCCCTCGACCCGCACCCGGGTGTCGTTCGATGTCGGCATGCGCCAACTCGGCGGTGAGGCGATCATGCTGACCGGCGCAGAAATGCAGCTTGGCCGCGGCGAAACCATCGCTGACACGGCGCGGGTGCTGTCGCGTTACGTCGATGCGATCATGATCCGCATTCTCAGCCACGACGCGCTGCTGGAGCTCGCCGCGCACGCCACCGTGCCTGTCATCAACGGGCTGACACGGCGCTCGCACCCCTGCCAGGTGATGGCGGATCTGATGACATTCGAAGAGCATCGTGGCCCGATCGAGGGGCGCACCATCGCGTGGAGCGGTGACGATAACAACGTGCTGGCGTCATGGGCGCATGCGGCAGAGCGGTTCAAATTCACGCTCAACATTGCGACCCCGCCGCAACTCGCACCGAACAAGGCGATGAAGGACTGGATCAAGGCAACCCACGCGCCGGTCGTGCTCGGCAATGATCCGGAACAAGCCGTGCGTGACGCCGATTGCGTGGTGACCGACACCTGGGTCTCGATGGGCGACAAGGACGGCGAGCACCGCCACAATCTGCTGCGGCCGTATCAGGTCAACGCCCAGCTGATGTCGCTGGCGAAGCCCGACGCGTTGTTCATGCATTGCCTGCCCGCCCATCGCGGCGAAGAAGTCACCGACGAGGTGATCGATGGTCCGCAATCGGTCGTGTTCGATGAGGCGGAAAATCGCCTGCATGCCCAAAAGGGCATTCTGGCATGGTGCTTCGACGCGGTGGCGTGA
- a CDS encoding aspartate aminotransferase family protein, producing MTKSATSHLLPVFARVDLGFERGEGAWLIATNGERYLDFTSGVAVNALGHAHPYLVAALQEQATKLWHMSNLFKSPDGERLAARLCEQSFADFVFFANSGAEAMECAIKITRRYHAAKGRPERYRIITFEGAFHGRTLGTLAATGSPKYLEGFGPPLDGFDQVALGDLDAVKKAIGPQTAGILIEALQGEGGVRAAPHAFFKALRQLCDDNGLLLIFDEVQTGMGRTGELFAYKRLGVTPDVMPLAKALGGGFPIGACLATAEAASGMTPGSHGSTFGGNPLAVAAANAVLDVMLKPGFFEHAQKMSLLLKQKLASVVDRYPKVLTEVRGEGLLIGLKAVVPSGDLVNALRDQKLLTVGAGDNVVRFLPPLIVTEAEIEEAVQRLDRACAALSGNQLKQAAG from the coding sequence ATGACCAAGAGCGCCACGTCGCATTTGCTTCCCGTATTTGCCAGAGTCGATCTCGGTTTTGAGCGCGGCGAAGGCGCATGGCTGATCGCAACCAACGGTGAGCGCTATCTCGATTTCACCTCCGGCGTTGCGGTAAACGCACTCGGCCACGCGCATCCGTATCTGGTCGCAGCCCTGCAGGAACAGGCCACCAAGCTGTGGCACATGTCCAATTTGTTCAAGAGCCCGGATGGCGAACGGCTCGCCGCAAGACTGTGCGAACAAAGCTTTGCCGACTTCGTGTTCTTCGCCAACTCCGGCGCCGAGGCGATGGAATGCGCGATCAAGATCACGCGCAGATATCACGCCGCCAAAGGTCGCCCCGAACGCTATCGCATCATCACGTTCGAAGGCGCGTTTCACGGCAGAACGCTGGGGACGCTGGCGGCGACCGGCTCACCGAAATATCTCGAAGGTTTTGGGCCGCCGCTGGATGGCTTCGACCAGGTCGCGCTTGGCGATCTTGACGCCGTCAAGAAAGCGATCGGTCCGCAGACCGCGGGCATCCTGATCGAGGCGCTGCAAGGCGAAGGCGGCGTGCGTGCCGCACCGCATGCATTCTTCAAGGCGTTGCGCCAGCTCTGCGACGACAACGGCCTGCTGTTGATCTTCGACGAAGTGCAGACCGGTATGGGCCGCACCGGCGAGCTGTTCGCCTATAAACGCCTCGGCGTTACGCCCGATGTGATGCCGCTGGCGAAAGCGCTTGGCGGCGGCTTTCCAATCGGGGCTTGTCTCGCGACGGCGGAAGCTGCATCCGGCATGACGCCGGGTTCGCACGGTTCGACGTTCGGCGGCAATCCGCTTGCCGTCGCCGCCGCGAACGCGGTGCTCGACGTCATGCTCAAGCCTGGCTTTTTCGAGCACGCGCAGAAGATGTCGCTGCTGCTCAAACAGAAACTGGCTTCAGTGGTCGATCGTTATCCCAAGGTGCTCACGGAGGTGCGCGGCGAGGGATTGCTGATCGGTCTGAAGGCCGTGGTGCCGTCGGGTGATCTCGTCAACGCGTTGCGCGATCAGAAACTGCTCACGGTCGGCGCCGGTGATAATGTGGTGCGCTTCCTGCCGCCGTTGATCGTGACCGAAGCGGAGATCGAGGAGGCCGTGCAGCGGCTCGATCGCGCCTGCGCCGCACTTTCCGGCAATCAGTTGAAACAGGCGGCGGGATAA
- a CDS encoding GcrA family cell cycle regulator: MTVLTWSDDRVEQLKKLWEAGLSASQIAAELGNVTRNAVIGKVHRLGLSGRAKSPSSAAPRQRKARPAQHMMRVSRPVSRGNTALAHAFEVEMEPDPIAYDNVVPMSQRLSLLELNEATCHWPVGDPSSPEFFFCGGKALSGLPYCAHHSRVAYQPAGDRRRQPSKPAR, translated from the coding sequence ATGACGGTATTGACCTGGTCGGACGATCGCGTCGAGCAACTCAAGAAGCTCTGGGAGGCCGGACTTTCGGCCAGCCAGATCGCGGCGGAACTCGGAAATGTGACGCGAAACGCCGTGATCGGTAAGGTGCATCGGCTTGGCCTTTCCGGCCGCGCCAAGAGCCCCTCTTCGGCAGCGCCACGCCAGCGCAAGGCGCGGCCGGCCCAGCACATGATGCGGGTTTCGCGGCCGGTCTCACGCGGCAACACTGCACTGGCCCATGCCTTCGAAGTCGAGATGGAGCCGGATCCGATCGCCTATGACAACGTGGTGCCGATGAGCCAGCGCCTGTCGCTGCTGGAGCTCAACGAGGCCACCTGCCATTGGCCTGTCGGCGACCCTTCCAGTCCGGAGTTTTTCTTTTGCGGCGGCAAGGCGCTGTCCGGCCTGCCCTATTGCGCGCATCACTCGCGGGTGGCCTATCAGCCCGCCGGCGACCGCCGCCGGCAGCCGTCGAAGCCGGCGCGGTAA
- the phoB gene encoding phosphate regulon transcriptional regulator PhoB: MSARILVVEDEEALTTLLRYNLDAEGYDVETVGRGDDADTRLKERVPDLIVLDWMLPGLSGIELCRRLRARPETRQLPIIMLTARGEESERVRGLATGADDYIVKPFSVPELLARVKGLLRRASPERLATVLTYGDIELDREKRRVARSGRPIDLGPTEYRLLEFFLEHPGRVFSREQLLDSVWGRDIYIDERTVDVHIGRLRKLLNPGREQDPIRTVRGAGYALDDRFAKVE; the protein is encoded by the coding sequence ATGAGCGCGCGCATTCTGGTGGTTGAAGACGAAGAAGCGCTTACCACGCTGCTGCGCTACAACCTGGACGCCGAAGGCTATGACGTTGAAACGGTCGGGCGCGGCGATGACGCCGACACACGGCTGAAGGAACGTGTTCCGGATCTGATCGTGCTCGACTGGATGCTGCCGGGGTTGTCCGGGATCGAGCTGTGCCGAAGGTTGCGGGCGCGGCCTGAGACCAGGCAGCTTCCGATCATCATGCTGACCGCGCGCGGCGAAGAAAGCGAGCGGGTCAGGGGGCTTGCGACCGGTGCCGACGATTACATCGTCAAGCCGTTCTCGGTGCCGGAATTGCTGGCGCGGGTAAAGGGTCTTTTGCGCCGCGCCAGTCCCGAACGCCTCGCCACCGTACTCACCTATGGCGATATCGAGCTCGATCGCGAGAAGCGCCGCGTCGCGCGTTCGGGGCGTCCGATCGATCTCGGTCCGACCGAGTACCGGCTATTGGAATTTTTCCTCGAGCATCCGGGACGGGTGTTCAGCCGCGAGCAATTGCTCGACAGCGTATGGGGCCGCGATATCTATATCGATGAGCGTACGGTGGATGTGCACATCGGACGGCTGCGCAAGCTGCTCAATCCGGGCCGTGAACAGGATCCTATTCGCACCGTGCGTGGTGCCGGCTACGCGCTCGACGACCGCTTTGCGAAGGTCGAGTAA
- the phoU gene encoding phosphate signaling complex protein PhoU yields the protein MASEHTAKAFDSDLQELTRLVAEMGGLAERMITESVDALIRRDVALGKHVVVSDIEIDNLQRTIEERAVLTIARRQPMAVDLREIVGAMRVATDLERIGDLAKNMGKRVAALESDFQPLKLIRGLEHMTDLVQSQVKSVLDAYAAHDLPAAMTVWKGDEEVDAICTSLFRELLTYMMEDPRNISFCIHLMFCAKNIERIGDHATNIAETVFYMIEGQQILDKRPKGDMTTFATTVPGN from the coding sequence ATGGCTTCTGAGCACACCGCCAAGGCGTTCGACAGCGATCTTCAGGAACTAACCAGGCTGGTCGCCGAGATGGGTGGCCTTGCCGAGCGCATGATTACCGAATCCGTCGATGCGCTGATCCGTCGTGACGTCGCGCTGGGCAAGCATGTCGTGGTTTCGGATATTGAGATCGATAATCTGCAGCGCACGATCGAGGAACGCGCGGTTCTGACCATTGCGCGGCGTCAGCCGATGGCGGTGGATCTGCGCGAGATCGTCGGCGCCATGCGGGTCGCGACCGATCTCGAGCGGATCGGCGATCTTGCCAAGAACATGGGCAAGCGGGTCGCGGCGCTGGAGAGCGATTTTCAGCCGCTGAAGCTGATCCGCGGCCTCGAGCATATGACCGACCTGGTGCAGTCGCAGGTTAAATCCGTGCTCGATGCCTATGCGGCGCACGATTTGCCGGCGGCGATGACGGTGTGGAAGGGCGACGAGGAAGTCGACGCGATCTGCACGTCGCTGTTCCGCGAACTCCTGACCTATATGATGGAAGATCCGCGCAACATCAGCTTCTGTATCCATCTGATGTTCTGCGCCAAGAACATCGAGCGGATCGGCGACCATGCCACCAATATTGCGGAAACCGTGTTCTACATGATCGAAGGTCAGCAGATACTCGACAAGCGCCCGAAGGGCGACATGACGACGTTTGCCACAACCGTACCCGGAAACTGA
- the pstB gene encoding phosphate ABC transporter ATP-binding protein PstB, translated as MNEVSVSVGSSSGPVPAAPLPDAPAKVSVRNLNFYYGEHHALKNINLTLGTNRVTAFIGPSGCGKSTLLRIFNRMYDLYPGQRAVGQLMLDQTNILDPKLDLNLLRARVGMVFQKPTPFPMTIYENIAFGIRLYEKISKSEMDDRVEKALRGGALWNEVKDKLNASGLSLSGGQQQRLCIARTVAVRPEVILFDEPCSALDPISTAKVEELIQELAEHYTIAIVTHNMQQAARVSDKTAFMYLGELIEFDDTNKIFTSPSDRRTQDYITGRFG; from the coding sequence ATGAACGAAGTCTCTGTATCCGTGGGTAGTTCGAGCGGACCCGTTCCTGCGGCGCCGTTGCCGGATGCCCCGGCCAAAGTCAGCGTGCGCAACCTGAACTTCTATTACGGCGAGCATCATGCGCTGAAGAACATCAATCTGACGCTCGGCACCAATCGCGTCACCGCTTTTATCGGTCCGTCCGGTTGCGGCAAATCGACATTGCTGCGGATTTTCAACCGGATGTACGATCTCTATCCGGGGCAGCGCGCCGTCGGCCAGTTGATGCTCGACCAGACCAACATTCTCGATCCCAAGCTCGATCTCAATCTGCTACGCGCGCGCGTCGGCATGGTATTTCAAAAGCCGACGCCGTTTCCGATGACGATCTATGAAAACATCGCCTTCGGTATCCGTCTTTATGAGAAGATTTCCAAATCCGAAATGGACGACCGCGTGGAGAAGGCGTTGCGCGGCGGCGCGCTCTGGAACGAGGTCAAGGACAAGCTGAACGCCTCTGGTCTCAGCCTGTCCGGCGGCCAGCAGCAGCGGCTCTGCATCGCCCGTACCGTCGCGGTGCGGCCCGAAGTGATCCTGTTCGACGAGCCATGTTCGGCGCTCGATCCGATTTCGACCGCCAAGGTCGAGGAGTTGATTCAGGAACTGGCCGAGCACTATACGATCGCCATCGTGACCCATAACATGCAGCAGGCCGCCCGCGTCTCGGACAAGACCGCCTTCATGTATCTCGGCGAGCTGATCGAGTTCGACGACACCAACAAGATTTTCACCTCGCCGAGCGATCGACGCACCCAGGATTACATCACCGGCCGGTTCGGCTGA
- the pstA gene encoding phosphate ABC transporter permease PstA: protein MNPIYASRRRKDIIIRGLCVGAALFGVTWLALILITLFYNGVAGLSLQLFTENTPPPGSTEGGLLNAIIGSVIMTVIGVGIGAPLGLFAGTYLAEYGKHDHLTSVIRFINDILLSAPSIIIGLFIYGAVVVPMGGFSALAGALALAVIVIPVVLRTTEDMLLLVPNPLREAASALGLPRSLVIKRIAYRAARSGLITGVLLATARVAGETAPLLFTALSNQFFSLDLTKTMANLPVTINNFVQSPYAYWKELAWSGALLITLTVLALNIGARYLGAERAAK, encoded by the coding sequence ATGAACCCGATTTACGCATCACGCCGTCGCAAGGACATCATCATCCGCGGGCTCTGCGTCGGAGCCGCCTTGTTCGGCGTGACTTGGCTTGCGCTGATTCTGATCACCCTGTTTTACAACGGAGTTGCGGGCTTAAGTCTCCAGCTTTTTACGGAGAATACGCCCCCGCCGGGTTCGACCGAAGGCGGCTTGCTGAACGCGATCATCGGTTCGGTCATCATGACCGTGATCGGCGTCGGCATTGGCGCGCCGCTTGGCCTGTTCGCTGGCACCTATCTCGCCGAATACGGCAAGCATGATCACCTGACCTCGGTGATCCGCTTCATCAACGACATTCTCCTCAGCGCACCCTCCATCATCATTGGCCTGTTCATCTATGGCGCCGTCGTGGTGCCGATGGGCGGGTTCTCGGCCCTGGCCGGTGCACTGGCGCTGGCCGTGATCGTCATCCCTGTCGTGCTCCGCACCACCGAAGATATGCTGCTGTTGGTGCCCAACCCGTTGCGCGAGGCGGCATCGGCGCTGGGGCTGCCGCGTTCGCTCGTTATCAAGCGGATCGCTTACCGGGCTGCACGCTCCGGCCTGATCACAGGCGTCCTGCTCGCAACCGCGCGTGTTGCCGGCGAGACCGCGCCGCTATTGTTCACCGCGCTGAGCAACCAGTTCTTCAGCCTCGATCTGACCAAGACGATGGCCAACCTGCCGGTGACCATCAACAACTTCGTGCAAAGCCCCTACGCTTATTGGAAGGAACTCGCCTGGAGCGGGGCCTTGCTTATTACTCTAACCGTACTCGCGTTGAATATTGGCGCGCGTTATCTTGGCGCCGAGAGGGCTGCAAAATGA